From Streptomyces cyaneogriseus subsp. noncyanogenus, the proteins below share one genomic window:
- a CDS encoding SWIM zinc finger family protein, which produces MTPGPADEARRALRAARERLETTPGRHPAAGAESPRPPAAEQARAAAGPVHPEDPSDVADVEAAEDTRAAEDAGAAEDAGAAEGAVPPAVPVAAAAEAPEQPGPRPADAARAALRQAASLRCAAPRGADDSTAAEAGAVDAPPPGAPAPIREMEPDAVPPRDPRPSGAVPHPARPERRPRGDRPGARPGDAAREALRAALDARQARAADAAEDTGSASRPPRARAATPGEAAVRARAVRELVAGAFRLPADSDPTGETPAPADPEPHGPRGLPESSPASREGASRQPEPSPRPPADMPPAPPATLHHADPDPASPNPAPPAAPRAPRSMAAPGRDGEHRRTFPAFPARTTPDGAFAETWWGNAWVTALEEGALDPARLARGRGYAERGHVDAITVTPGLVLAYVRGSRPRPYRVQVRLRTLDDAAWERFLDTAAERPGHIAALLDKELPHSLADCGIPLLPGPGDLAPQCSCPDSGHPCKHAAALCYQTARLLDADPFVLLLLRGRGERELIDALSRLSAARAARAARSGQPAPLPGIRASEALAPRRLPPLPPPPPAPPHPEQPPVYPAAPGGPDPFALDQLATDAAARAHTLLTTGRDPVGELTLWQDAVRLAAARPGSGLTAATRALYASLAAATGRTTADLARAVAAWRQGGLEGLTVLEEPWDPPAGRFDRARPLLLAADLPAFRPWRNRLTHPQGHIQLRLGRDGLWYAYESEPGRDDWWPRGTPDLDPVGALTGLGVPGGS; this is translated from the coding sequence ATGACGCCCGGACCCGCCGACGAGGCCCGCCGCGCCCTGCGGGCCGCCCGGGAGCGGCTGGAGACCACGCCGGGACGGCACCCGGCGGCCGGCGCCGAGTCCCCGCGGCCCCCCGCGGCGGAGCAGGCCCGGGCCGCCGCCGGTCCCGTGCACCCGGAGGACCCCTCGGACGTCGCCGACGTCGAGGCGGCCGAAGACACCAGGGCGGCCGAAGACGCCGGGGCGGCCGAAGATGCCGGGGCGGCCGAGGGTGCCGTCCCGCCCGCCGTCCCGGTGGCCGCCGCCGCCGAAGCACCGGAGCAGCCCGGCCCCCGCCCGGCCGACGCGGCCCGCGCGGCGCTGCGGCAGGCCGCCTCCCTGCGGTGCGCCGCCCCACGGGGCGCCGACGACTCAACGGCCGCGGAAGCGGGGGCCGTTGACGCGCCCCCGCCCGGCGCTCCCGCGCCCATCCGGGAGATGGAGCCGGACGCCGTCCCGCCGCGGGACCCCCGCCCGTCCGGCGCCGTACCCCACCCCGCCCGGCCGGAGCGGCGTCCCCGGGGCGACCGTCCCGGCGCCCGCCCCGGGGACGCCGCGCGGGAAGCCCTGCGGGCGGCCCTCGACGCGCGGCAGGCACGCGCCGCCGACGCGGCCGAGGACACCGGGAGCGCCTCCCGCCCGCCGCGCGCCCGCGCCGCCACGCCCGGCGAGGCCGCCGTCCGGGCCCGCGCGGTACGGGAGTTGGTCGCCGGCGCGTTCCGGCTGCCGGCCGACAGCGACCCCACCGGGGAGACGCCCGCCCCCGCCGACCCCGAGCCCCACGGCCCCCGGGGGCTCCCCGAGTCGTCCCCGGCCTCCCGGGAGGGCGCGTCACGGCAGCCGGAGCCGTCCCCCCGTCCGCCCGCCGACATGCCCCCGGCGCCCCCTGCCACGCTCCACCACGCCGATCCGGACCCGGCGTCCCCGAACCCCGCGCCACCCGCCGCTCCCCGGGCCCCCCGCTCCATGGCCGCCCCCGGGCGCGACGGCGAACACCGGCGCACCTTCCCGGCCTTCCCCGCCCGGACCACGCCCGACGGGGCGTTCGCCGAGACATGGTGGGGCAACGCCTGGGTCACCGCGCTGGAGGAAGGGGCACTGGACCCCGCACGGCTCGCGCGGGGGCGCGGATACGCGGAGCGGGGACACGTCGACGCGATCACCGTGACCCCCGGGCTCGTCCTGGCGTACGTGCGGGGCAGCCGTCCACGCCCGTACCGGGTGCAGGTGCGGCTGCGCACCCTCGACGACGCCGCATGGGAGCGGTTCCTGGACACCGCCGCCGAACGGCCCGGCCACATCGCCGCCCTCCTCGACAAGGAACTGCCGCACTCCCTCGCGGACTGCGGCATCCCCCTCCTGCCGGGCCCCGGCGACCTCGCCCCGCAGTGCAGTTGCCCCGACTCCGGCCATCCCTGCAAACACGCCGCCGCCCTCTGCTACCAGACGGCACGCCTGCTGGACGCCGACCCCTTCGTGCTGCTCCTGCTGCGCGGGCGCGGCGAACGCGAGCTGATCGACGCCCTGTCCCGGCTGAGCGCCGCCCGCGCGGCCCGCGCCGCCCGGTCCGGACAGCCGGCGCCGCTGCCCGGCATACGCGCGAGCGAGGCGCTGGCACCACGCCGGCTTCCGCCGCTGCCGCCCCCGCCGCCCGCGCCCCCGCACCCCGAACAGCCGCCCGTCTACCCGGCGGCACCCGGTGGACCGGACCCCTTCGCGCTGGACCAGCTCGCGACCGACGCCGCCGCCCGGGCGCACACGCTGCTCACCACGGGCCGCGACCCGGTCGGTGAGCTGACGCTGTGGCAGGACGCCGTCCGCCTCGCCGCCGCCCGTCCCGGCTCCGGTCTCACCGCCGCCACCCGCGCCCTGTACGCCTCCCTCGCCGCGGCCACCGGCCGCACCACGGCCGACCTGGCGCGCGCGGTGGCGGCCTGGCGACAGGGCGGCCTGGAGGGCCTCACCGTCCTCGAAGAGCCGTGGGACCCGCCGGCCGGCCGCTTCGACCGGGCCCGCCCCCTCCTCCTCGCCGCCGACCTCCCCGCCTTCAGGCCCTGGCGCAACCGCCTCACCCACCCTCAGGGCCACATACAGCTCCGCCTGGGCCGTGACGGGCTGTGGTACGCCTACGAGTCGGAACCGGGCCGCGACGACTGGTGGCCCCGCGGCACCCCCGACCTCGACCCGGTCGGCGCGCTGACGGGCCTGGGCGTGCCGGGCGGCTCCTGA